A section of the Echeneis naucrates chromosome 12, fEcheNa1.1, whole genome shotgun sequence genome encodes:
- the LOC115052022 gene encoding proteinase-activated receptor 1-like: MPAGFRLTSLVVLLCASVSAAVRNGSNYGRTFIAFDRSVTDEPLDLGHLYTDDEGVTLNSSTRGRGPNITRLHRLEISEEALLFLTGTVSTVLIPSFYTLVCLVSVPINICAVVAFALRIRPKKPAAIYMLNLACADLLFAMLLPFKISYHFGGNDWVFGPVMCRLVTAAFYWNMYCSVLIIACISVDRLLAVVYPIDSLSWRRPRNSVIACVTMWTLSLAATVPLVLADQTVHLSQLNITTCHDVQSASKMWHYKLYFVTLCCALFFLPLLITLVSYIQVIWTLSRVPRGVIGRSRRRSRAVVMALTVLIIFVLCFTPTNCLLLTHYLQFNKGVTNSQETPDGSYGAYLVFMCLGSLNCLLDPMVYYFGSSQCQRELSSTLRCQKISGSSSFSHTSSDSCRSSSRTILKSSHTQSSKFHSAVSQTDSLQTNVNSQYTKLLV, from the exons ATGCCTGCAGGGTTCAGACTCACCTCGTTGGTGGTCCTGTTGTGTGCTTCGGTGTCTGCTGCGGTCAGAAACG gcTCTAACTATGGACGGACCTTTATAGCGTTTGATAGGTCGGTCACAGATGAACCGTTGGACCTGGGTCATCTTTATACGGACGATGAGGGGGTCACGTTGAACAGCTCTACGAGGGGCCGGGGGCCCAACATCACCCGCCTCCACCGGCTGGAGATCTCGGAGGAGGCGCTGCTGTTCCTCACCGGCACCGTGTCCACCGTCCTCATCCCGTCCTTCTACACCCTGGTCTGCCTCGTCAGCGTGCCCATCAACATCTGCGCAGTGGTGGCCTTCGCGCTGAGGATCCGGCCCAAGAAGCCGGCGGCCATCTACATGCTGAACCTGGCCTGCGCCGACCTGCTCTTCGCCATGCTGCTCCCGTTCAAGATCTCCTACCACTTTGGCGGGAACGACTGGGTGTTCGGGCCCGTCATGTGCCGCCTGGTCACCGCCGCCTTCTACTGGAACATGTACTGCTCGGTCCTGATCATCGCCTGCATCAGCGTGGATCGTCTTCTGGCCGTGGTCTACCCGATCGATTCGCTGTCTTGGAGGAGGCCGCGGAACTCGGTCATAGCCTGTGTGACCATGTGGACGCTTTCCCTCGCCGCCACCGTGCCCCTCGTCCTCGCCGACCAGACTGTTCACCTCAGCCAGCTGAACATCACCACCTGCCACGACGTGCAGTCTGCCAGCAAGATGTGGCACTACAAGCTGTACTTCGTCACCCTGTGCTGCGCCCTCTTCTTCCTGCCGCTGCTCATCACCTTGGTGTCCTACATCCAGGTGATCTGGACGCTGAGCCGGGTCCCGCGCGGCGTCATCGGACGCTCACGCCGCAGATCGAGAGCGGTGGTCATGGCTCTGACGGTGCTGATCATATTTGTGCTGTGCTTCACGCCCACAAACTGCCTCCTGCTGACGCACTACCTGCAGTTCAACAAAGGCGTCACCAACAGCCAGGAGACCCCCGACGGCTCCTACGGCGCCTACCTGGTCTTCATGTGCCTGGGCAGCCTGAACTGCCTCCTGGATCCGATGGTCTACTACTTCGGCTCGTCCCAGTGCCAGAGAGAACTGTCCAGCACCCTGAGGTGTCAGAAGAtatcaggcagcagcagcttcagccaCACGTCCTCTGATTcctgcaggtccagctccagAACCATCCTGAAATCCAGCCACACCCAAAGCTCCAAATTTCACAGCGCGGTCTCCCAGACGGACTCTTTACAGACGAACGTCAACAGCCAGTACACGAAGCTGCTAGTGTGA